A genome region from Arachis duranensis cultivar V14167 chromosome 6, aradu.V14167.gnm2.J7QH, whole genome shotgun sequence includes the following:
- the LOC107492078 gene encoding double-stranded RNA-binding protein 2 produces MYKNRLQELAQRSCFNLPAYSCIREGPDHAPRFKATVSFNGETFESPTFCSTLRQAEHAAAEVALNTFAKRGPSRALAARVLDETGVYKNLLQETAHRAGLNLPVYTTIRSGPGHVPSFSCTVEIAGMYFVGDPARTKKQAQKNAAMAAWSALRKLSEHHLSSSASSLCPSGSKGNEEQEQVVIARVLASLHPSEARPLLESVNQHRWQKSTTTTSFMSTQPIPAIYPLQWQHCGISGFSPEVALYHFWQQEQIMQQQNRLLALTIQQAIPSAPPIYPMMHSVLQPEHCVYFPARELASVHGGPKFPIATSRPSFYLSNQIVPELSRGRSTVTIREIQEEKAEDPPACDSTTEARVLTLPSDDERLKHGGSESGSRNAELGGEQNGNSEWTSHRSMGTVHRPVNINNSYLRAHSEASSNRSFRPQGTASSMVRTVGPTSSAGFRPQHREVPLASRMRTGVPTGMLRGTTPRFMAPPVRIRSVVPVCSAPPPRRSVSEDSRVEETDDLKLQDQEVSRTNSDLGNLRI; encoded by the exons ATGTATAAGAACCGGTTGCAAGAATTGGCTCAAAGAAGCTGTTTTAATTTGCCAGCCTATTCATGCATCCGAGAAGGGCCTGATCATGCTCCTCGTTTCAAGGCAACCGTCAGCTTCAATGGAGAGACATTTGAAAGCCCTACATTCTGCTCTACCTTAAGACAGGCAGAGCATGCAGCGGCTGAGGTCGCTCTTAACACTTTTGCAAAAAGGGGCCCCTCTAGAGCTTTGGCTGCTAGGGTTCTG GATGAAACTGGAGTGTACAAGAATTTGTTGCAGGAAACTGCTCATAGAGCAGGACTAAATCTTCCTGTGTATACTACCATTCGATCTGGACCAGGCCATGTTCCTTCCTTCTCATGCACAGTTGAGATTGCAGGAATGTATTTTGTTGGAGATCCAGCTAGGACCAAGAAACAGGCTCAGAAAAATGCTGCTATGGCTGCTTGGTCTGCATTGAGAAAAC TATCAGAGCATCATTTATCTTCTTCGGCTTCATCCTTATGTCCTTCGGGGTCTAAAGGCAATGAAGAACAGGAACAAGTTGTAATCGCTCGGGTTCTAGCAAGTTTACATCCATCCGAGGCAAGACCCCTTTTAGAAAGTGTCAATCAACATAGATGGCAAAAGTCAACGACAACAACATCCTTCATGTCAACACAGCCGATTCCGGCCATATATCCTCTGCAATGGCAGCACTGTGGAATATCTGGTTTCTCCCCTGAAGTGGCGCTGTATCATTTTTGGCAGCAAGAACAAATTATGCAGCAGCAAAATCGCCTGTTGGCACTAACCATTCAGCAAGCTATTCCATCTGCTCCACCGATTTATCCTATGATGCACTCTGTGCTTCAGCCAGAGCACTGTGTTTATTTTCCGGCTAGAGAACTAGCATCAGTTCACGGTGGACCGAAGTTCCCTATTGCTACATCAAGGCCTTCATTTTACTTATCAAATCAAATTGTTCCCGAATTAAGCAGAGGCAGGTCAACGGTAACCATTAGAGAGATACAAGAGGAAAAAGCAGAGGATCCCCCGGCTTGCGACTCGACTACCGAGGCCAGAGTTCTAACACTACCTTCAGATGATGAAAGACTGAAGCACGGTGGCTCTGAAAGTGGAAGCAGAAATGCTGAGCTTGGAGGTGAACAAAATGGGAATTCAGAATGGACTTCTCATAGGAGCATGGGCACTGTTCACAGACCAGTTAATATTAACAATTCCTATCTCAGGGCACATTCTGAAGCAAGTTCCAACAGAAGTTTCAGACCCCAAGGAACTGCTTCTTCCATGGTGAGAACAGTCGGTCCTACTTCATCGGCGGGGTTCAGACCACAACACAGGGAGGTACCTCTGGCTTCAAGGATGAGAACTGGTGTCCCAACAGGAATGCTAAGAGGGACTACTCCTCGGTTCATGGCGCCACCTGTGAGGATCAGATCAGTAGTTCCAGTTTGCTCAGCTCCTCCTCCAAGGAGATCCGTATCAGAGGATTCCAGAGTCGAAGAAACAGATGATCTGAAACTCCAAGACCAAGAAGTCTCGAGAACAAACTCTGATCTTGGCAATCTTAGAATATGA
- the LOC107492079 gene encoding LOW QUALITY PROTEIN: probable serine/threonine-protein kinase At1g54610 (The sequence of the model RefSeq protein was modified relative to this genomic sequence to represent the inferred CDS: substituted 1 base at 1 genomic stop codon) — protein MGCVISREVSSGIIAEVKEEKSFGADSKSNNKVDGDAVEVQNQNRNHNGGNHHKEEKSGSEVQKPRGERRRSKKPNPRLSNPPKHLRGEQVAAGWPPWLTAVCGEALNGWIPRKADTFEKIDKIGQGTYSNVYKAKDMMTGKIVALKKVRFDNLEPESVKFMAREILILRRLDHPNVVKLQGLVTSRMSCSLYLVFDYMVHDLAGLVASPRIRFTEPQVKCYMHQLLXKSNLLIDNEGILKIADFGLASLFDPNHKHPMTSRVVTLWYRPPELLLGATDYGVGIDLWSAGCILGELLAGKPIMPGRTEVEQLHKIYKLCGSPSDEYWKKSKLPNATLFKPREPYKRCLRETFKDFPPSALPLIESLLAFDPAERKTASDALRSEFFTTEPYACDPSSLPKYPPSKEMDARRQDEEARRIRAASKAQANGPRKHRMRDRAVKAIPAPEANAEIQSNIDRRRLITHANAKSKSEKFPPPHQDGQLGFPLGSSHRIDPDTVPIDVSFTSTTSYIYSKEPFQAWSGPIGNAAAEIGVPKNKRHTATDALDLSKPHKGSHKDKVKGKKTIA, from the exons ATGGGGTGTGTGATTAGCAGGGAGGTTTCTTCTGGAATAATCGCAGAGGTGAAAGAGGAGAAGAGTTTCGGTGCTGATTCTAAGAGTAATAATAAGGTTGATGGAGACGCGGTAGAGGTTCAGAATCAGAATCGGAATCACAATGGTGGTAACCACCACAAGGAAGAGAAGAGTGGCAGCGAAGTTCAGAAGCCGAGGGGAGAAAGGAGAAGATCGAAGAAACCGAATCCGCGGCTAAGCAATCCTCCCAAGCATTTAAGGGGTGAGCAGGTTGCGGCTGGCTGGCCACCCTGGCTCACCGCCGTGTGCGGCGAAGCGCTTAACGGCTGGATTCCCCGAAAGGCTGACACATTTGAGAAGATTGATAAg ATCGGGCAAGGAACATATAGTAATGTGTACAAAGCTAAAGACATGATGACAGGCAAAATTGTTGCTCTAAAGAAGGTTCGATTTGATAATTTGGAACCTGAGAGTGTAAAATTCATGGCTAGAGAGATTCTTATTTTGCGGAGATTGGATCATCCAAATGTTGTAAAGTTGCAAGGCTTAGTTACATCAAGGATGTCCTGCAGTCTGTATTTGGTGTTTGATTACATGGTGCATGATTTAGCTGGACTTGTTGCGAGCCCACGAATCAGGTTCACGGAACCTCAG GTCAAATGTTACATGCATCAACTgctataaaaatcaaatcttctcATTGACAATGAAGGAATACTTAAGATTGCTGACTTTGGACTGGCATCTTTGTTCGATCCAAACCATAAGCATCCCATGACTAGTCGAGTGGTAACTCTTTGGTACCGGCCCCCAGAATTGCTTCTTGGTGCCACCGATTATGGTGTGGGTATAGACCTATGGAGCGCCGGATGCATTTTAGGAGAGTTATTGGCTGGAAAGCCAATTATGCCGGGTCGTACAGAG GTGGAGCAACTGCATAAGATATACAAACTATGTGGTTCACCTTCTGATGAATATTGGAAGAAGTCGAAGTTGCCCAACGCCACCTTGTTTAAGCCTCGAGAGCCATACAAGAGATGCCTAAGAGAGACATTTAAAGATTTTCCACCTTCTGCACTACCCCTTATAGAAAGTCTTCTGGCATTTGATCCTGCCGAACGGAAAACTGCCTCAGATGCTTTGCGAAGTGAG TTCTTCACCACAGAGCCATATGCTTGTGATCCTTCAAGTCTTCCAAAATATCCTCCAAGCAAGGAAATGGATGCTAGACGGCAGGACGAAGAGGCCAGAAG AATAAGGGCTGCAAGCAAAGCTCAGGCTAATGGTCCAAGGAAGCATCGCATGCGTGATCGTGCCGTGAAAGCTATTCCTGCTCCTGAAGCCAATGCTGAGATTCAATCCAACATTGAT AGAAGGCGTCTAATAACTCATGCAAATGCTAAGAGCAAGAGTGAAAAGTTCCCACCGCCACATCAAGATGGACAACTTGGATTTCCATTGGGATCTTCCCATCGTATTGATCCAGATACTGTTCCTATTGATGTCTCCTTCACTTCAACAACGTCGTATATTTATTCAAAGGAACCATTCCAAGCGTGGTCAGGTCCCATAGGTAATGCTGCTGCTGAAATTGGAGTGCCAAAAAACAAGAGACACACCGCAACTGATGCATTGGATTTATCAAAACCACATAAAGGTTCACACAAGGATAAAGTTAAAGGAAAGAAAACCATAGCTTAG
- the LOC107491803 gene encoding protein HASTY 1, with the protein MLQHLVRLRWDELSLAEHKNFANLAIDLMSETADPSEDWALKSQTAALVAEIIRREGLNLWKEMFPSLVSLSSKGPIQAELVSMILRWLPEDITVHNEDLEGDRRRLLLRGLTESLPEILPLLYTLLETHFAAALNEAGRNQMEIAKLHAATVTATLNAINAYAEWAPLSDLADAGIINGCGFLLSAPDFRLHACEFFKLVSPRKRPIDASASKFDQAMIIIFQILMNISREFLYRSGSNPGSIDEGEYEFVEFICENMVSLGASNLQSIAGDSSILPFYLEQMLGFFRHFKFAIHFQSVHFWLVLMRDLMSKPKSSSHSAISSSGSGDVENVKKKILSFVNDDFCGAILETSFPHMLKREKILPETALSLGVLELWSDDFEGKGEFSQYRSRLLELIRFVSSCKPLVAAAKVSEKIDAIIKSLLVSPTQTQDLALMESMQLILENIVSTVFDEANDFAKANAEMQFALRRTFDGLLQQFLSLKWTEPALVEVLGHYLDAMGPFLKYSSDAVGSVINKLFELLTSLPIAVKDTSTSSARRARLQICTSFIRIAKTADKSILPHMKGIANTIGCLQREGCLLRGEHNLLGEAFLVMASVAGIQQQQEVLAWLLEPLSQEWTHSEWQDKYLSEPYGLVYLFSEAQVMWSSFHSVTFFEKALKRSGIKKANWNPENSSTPDSTPINPIAPHVSWMLTPLLKLLRTIHSLWSPSVRQTLPGEIQAAMIMSDVERFTLLGEGNPKVPKGSLANVDKSKEGYAEPNESDIRNWLKGIRDSGYNVLGLSTTIGDSFFKTLDVHSVAFALMENIQSMEFRHIRQLVHSVLIPLVKHCPLNMWETWLEKLLHPLFVHAQQALSCSWSCLLQDGRAKVPDVIEIVSGSDLKVEVMEEKLLRDLTREICSLLSAIASPPLNPGIPSLEQSGHVSRLDTSSLKSLDTFASSSMVGFLLKHGLALPTLRMCLEAFTWTDGEAVTKISSYCSVLVSLSIVTNHSELVEFVSRDLFSSIIQGLALESNAIISADLIGLCREIFVYLCDRHPAPRQVLMSLPSITPHDLLAFEESLTKTLSPKEQKQHMKSLLILATGNKLKALAAQKSVNIITNVSTRPRSSGNASESRVDDGEPLGLAAIM; encoded by the exons ATGCTGCAG CATTTGGTGCGATTAAGGTGGGATGAATTAAGCCTCGCAGAGCACAAGAACTTTGCAAATCTCGCCATTGATTTAATGTCTGAGACTGCCGATCCCTCTGAAGATTGGGCTCTTAAAAGCCAGACGGCTGCCCTCGTGGCTGAG ATAATTAGAAGAGAGGGGCTTAATTTATGGAAGGAAATGTTTCCATCATTGGTTTCTCTATCCAGCAAGGGTCCAATACAA GCTGAATTAGTTTCAATGATTCTTCGGTGGCTTCCTGAAGATATTACAGTTCATAATGAAGACTTAGAAG GTGATCGCCGAAGGCTACTCTTGCGTGGGCTAACTGAATCACTGCCTGAAATTTTGCCACTCCTATACACT TTACTGGAAACACACTTTGCAGCTGCACTAAATGAAGCTGGTAGAAACCAGATGGAAATTGCCAAACTGCATGCTGCTACTGTAACAGCTACActaaatgcaataaatgcataTGCTGAGTGGGCTCCATTGTCCGATCTTGCCGATGCTGGCATCATTAATGG ATGTGGTTTCCTACTATCTGCTCCTGATTTTCGGCTTCATGCTTGTGAGTTTTTCAAACTTGTCTCCCCAAG GAAGAGGCCCATCGATGCTTCTGCTTCTAAATTTGACCAAGCTATGATTATTATCTTTCAAATCTTGATGAACATATCTAGAGAGTTTTTGTACAGATCTGGCTCAAATCCAGGATCTATAGATGAGGGTGAATATGAATTTGTGGAGTTTATATGTGAAAATATGGTGTCACTAGGCGCTTCTAACTTGCAAAGTATTGCTGGAGATAGCAGCATACTTCCTTTCTATCTTGAACAG ATGCTGGGGTTTTTCCGACATTTCAAGTTTGCCATTCATTTCCAATCTGTGCACTTCTGGCTG GTGCTAATGAGGGATTTAATGTCAAAACCAAAAAGTTCCTCGCATTCAGCCATTAGTAGTTCAGGTTCTGGAGATGTTGAAAATGTAAAGAAAAAGATTCTAAGCTTTGTGAATGATGATTTCTGTGGTGCAATTTTGGAAACATCTTTCCCTCACATGCTCAAGAGAGAGAAAATCCTACCTGAGACTGCACTGTCTTTAGGGGTGTTGGAGTTGTGGAGTGATGACTTTGAGGGGAAGGGTGAATTCAGCCAATATCGCTCTAGGCTG TTGGAGTTGATTAGGTTCGTTTCCTCTTGCAAACCCTTGGTGGCAGCTGCTAAAGTTTCCGAAaaaattgatgcaatcatcaAGAGTCTCTTGGTTTCACCAACTCAAACTCAG GACTTAGCATTGATGGAAAGCATGCAGTTGATTTTAGAGAATATTGTGAGTACAGTTTTTGATGAAGCCAATGATTTTGCCAAGGCAAATGCTGAAATGCAGTTTGCATTACGAAGAACATTTGATG GTTTACTTCAGCAATTTCTTTCGTTGAAATGGACGGAACCTGCACTTGTGGAAGTACTTGGTCACTATTTGGATGCAATGGGCCCTTTCTTGAAGTATTCCTCAGATGCAGTTGGCAGTGTTATCAATAAACTTTTTGAACTTCTCACATCCCTTCCCATTGCAGTCAAG GATACTTCGACTTCTAGTGCACGGCGTGCAAGATTGCAGATTTGTACATCATTTATTCGGATAGCCAAAACAGCTGATAAAAGTATCCTGCCTCATATGAAG GGCATTGCCAATACCATTGGATGTTTGCAAAGGGAAGGTTGTTTGCTTCGAGGAGAGCATAATCTTCTAGGTGAAGCTTTTCTTGTGATGGCTTCTGTTGCTGG GATTCAACAGCAGCAAGAAGTTTTAGCATGGTTATTGGAACCTTTGAGCCAAGAGTGGACACATTCGGAATGGCAGGATAAGTATTTATCTGAACCATATGGCCTGGTTTACTTGTTCTCAGAAGCACAAGTTATGTGGTCAAGTTTCCACAGTGTGACATTCTTTGAGAAGGCACTTAAGAGGAGTGGAATCAAGAAAGCTAATTGGAATCCTGAAAACAGCTCAACACCGGATTCAACTCCTATAAATCCAATAGCTCCCCATGTATCATGGATGCTGACTCCTCTGTTGAAA CTACTTCGCACTATACATTCCCTTTGGTCTCCATCTGTACGTCAAACTTTACCTGGAGAGATCCAAGCTGCAATGATCATGAGTGATGTTGAAAGGTTCACTCTTCTTGGAGAAGGGAACCCCAAGGTTCCAAAGGGTTCATTGGCTAATGTTGACAAGAGTAAGGAAGGATATGCTGAACCTAATGAATCAGATATACGAAATTGGCTAAAAGGAATCAGAGACAGTGG ATATAATGTATTGGGCTTGTCCACAACAATTGGGGattcctttttcaaaactttggaTGTGCATTCTGTTGCGTTTGCACTAATGGAGAACATACAGTCGATGGAGTTCAGGCATATAAGGCAGCTTGTTCATTCCGTTTTGATACCTTTGGTTAAGCATTGCCCTTTGAATATGTGGGAGACTTGGCTAGAAAAGCTTCTGCACCCATTATTTGTCCATGCTCAGCAGGCGCTCAGCTGTTCATGGTCATGTCTTCTACAAGACGGTAGAGCAAAGGTTCCAGATGTTATTGAAATTGTTAGTGGATCAGACCTAAAAGTGGAGGTCATGGAGGAAAAGCTTCTGAGAGATCTCACACGAGAGATATGTTCACTTCTCTCTGCAATTGCTTCTCCTCCCCTTAATCCTGGAATCCCTTCTTTGGAACAGTCTGGGCACGTTAGTCGATTAGACACGTCTTCACTGAAAAGCTTGGACACATTTGCATCAAGCTCTATGGTTGG TTTCCTTCTGAAGCATGGTTTGGCTCTTCCAACACTACGTATGTGTTTAGAGGCTTTTACATGGACGGATGGTGAAGCTGTGACAAAGATTTCTTCTTATTGCTCTGTGTTGGTATCCCTTTCAATTGTAACAAATCATTCAGAACTAGTGGAATTTGTCTCCAGAGATCTCTTTTCTTCAATTATTCAAGGCTTAGCCCTTGAATCAAATGCAATAATTAGTGCTGATCTAATTGGCCTTTGCCGTGAAATATTTGTGTATCTTTGTGATAGACACCCGGCTCCCCGGCAG GTTTTAATGTCTCTGCCCTCTATTACCCCTCACGACTTGCTTGCTTTCGAGGAATCTCTAACAAAAACATTGAGTCCAAAGGAGCAAAAGCAGCACATGAAAAGCTTGCTTATCTTAGCAACTGGTAACAAATTGAAAGCACTTGCAGCTCAGAAAAGTGTGAACATCATTACAAACGTTTCAA CAAGACCACGCAGCTCAGGCAATGCTTCTGAATCCAGAGTTGATGATGGAGAACCTTTGGGATTGGCTGCCATAATGTAA